Part of the Verrucomicrobiota bacterium genome is shown below.
AGATCCCGGAGATGGGCCTTGAGGTCGTCGAGATCTTCCCCTTGGGTCCAGTGATCTGGGAAATCGTTGAGGTAGCCGAGGAATTTTCCGTCGGTTTCCTTCCAGTAGGTGAACCTGGATTTCATGGACGTAGAGTCCGCCATTTCTTGTGGAACTCAAGATGGATCATCTGTGTCCACTTTGTGATTCCTCTCATTCCGTCGCTTTGCGACGATGGTGTTTGGAAGAGGGCGGGACCCCGCGGTTTCGGAACGCGGTGCCCTCGCTCTCTGACTATCTGTGATATTCTTGCAGGGGGGTGACGGTGATGGTGCCGCTTTGGAGGGCTCGGATGGCTTTGGTGCTGGCGAGGGCGCTCGTGAGGTTCGTGCAGTGGGCGACGTGGAATTGGATGGCGCTGCTGCGGATGATTTTTTCGTCGGCCAGGCTTTCCTGGCTCTTCGGGGTGTTGATCAAGAACGCGATTTCTCCGTTTTTGATGGCGTCCACGATGTTGGGTCGGCCTTCCATGACTTTTTTGACTGGCTGGCTCGGGATGTTGTTGGCTTGGAGCGCTTTTTGGGTGCCGCTGGTAGCGATGATTTTGAAGCCGAGTTCGTGCAGTTCTTGGGCGATCGGGAGCATGGCGGGTTTGTCCCGGTCGCGCACGCTGATGAAGACGGTGCCGCTGGTGGGGAGGGCGTTGCCGGCGGCCAGCTGGCTTTTGGCGTAGGCCATGCCGAGGTCGGGGTCGAGGCCCATGACTTCCCCGGTGGCTTTCATTTCGGGGCCGAGGATGATGTCGATGCCGGGGAAGCGACTGAAGGGGAAGACGGCTTCTTTGACGTTGTATTGCTTGGGCGTGACTTCTTGGGTGAAGCCTAGCTCTGGCAGCGTTTTGCCGACCATGATTTGGGAGGCGAGCTTGGCGAGGGGGATGCCGATGGCTTTGCTGACGAAGGGGATGGTGCGGGAGGCGCGGGGGTTGGCTTCGATGACGTAGAGCTGTTCGTCTTTGACGGCGAACTGGATGTTCATGAGGCCGATGACGCCGAATTCCTGGGCCATGCCGCGGGCGGCGGTCCGGATTTCTTCTTTCATGGCTTCGCTCAGGCTGGGGGCGGGGATGATGCAGGCGCTGTCCCCGGAGTGGATGCCGGCTTGTTCGACGTGTTCCATGATGGCGCCGATGACGGTGGTGGTGCCGTCGGAGATGAGGTCGACGTCGATTTCGGTGGCGTGGTCGAGGAATTTGTCGATCAGGATGGGCTTGTCGGGCGAGGCTTCCACGGCTTCGCGCATGTAGGTTTTGAGCTCCTGATCGTGGTAGACGATCATCATGGCGCGTCCGCCGAGGACGAAGCTGGGTCGCACGAGGACGGGGTAGGTGATGCGGTTGGCGATGGCGAGGGCTTCTTCTTCGCTGACGGCGGTGCCGGCGGGGGCTTGTTGGAGGCCGAGCTTGTCCAGGAGGGCGTTGAAGTGTTTGCGGTCTTCGGCGAGGTCGATGTTTTCCGGGCTGGTGCCAATGATGGGGACGCCGTTTTTCTGGAGGTCGGCCGCGAGGTTGAGGGGCGTTTGGCCGCCGAATTGGACGATGACGCCTTCGGGCTGTTCTTGATCGCAGATGTTGAGGACGTCTTCCAGGGTGAGGGGTTCGAAGTAGAGTTTGTCGGAGGTGTCGTAGTCGGTCGAGACGGTTTCGGGGTTGCTGTTGACCATGATGGTTTCGTAGCCCAGTTCTTTGAGCGCGAAGGAGGCGTGGACGCAGCAGTAGTCGAATTCGATGCCTTGGCCGATGCGGTTGGGGCCTCCACCGAGGATCATGATCTTTTTCTTGTCGCCACCACGGGCTTCGTTTTCGATGCCGTTGTGGGTGGAGTAGTAGTAGGGGGTGTAGGCTTCGAATTCGGCGGCGCAGGTGTCGACGAGCCGGTAGGTGGGGACGATGCCGGCGGCTTTGCGCTCTTCGCGGATCGCGATTTCTCCTTCGGGTCCTTTCTGCCCGCGGGCGTGGGCGAGCTGGCGATCGCTGAAGCCGAGTTTTTTCGCCCGCCTGAGGTCGAGGCTGGCCAAGTCCTTGTTCGCTTGGACGATTTCTTGGATGTGGCGGAGGAACCAGCGGTCGATGGCGGTGGCCTCAAAGATGTCTTCCACGGTGAAGCCCTGTTCGAAGGCGATGCCGAGCCAGAAGATGCGCTCGGCATTCGGGATGGTGAGTTGGCGCCGGATGAGTTCGCGGTCCGGCGCTTGGGGGTCCTTGCCATCGCCCAGGAGGCCGAAGCGGCCGGTTTCGAGGGAGCGGAGGGCTTTTTGTAAGCTTTCTTTGAAGGTCCGGCCGATGGCCATGGCTTCGCCGACGGCTTTCATCTGGGTGGTGAGGGTGGGGTCGGCTTCTTTGAATTTTTCGAAGGTGAAGCGCGGGAGCTTGGTGACGACGTAGTCGATGGTCGGCTCGAAGCTGGCGGGGGTTTCTTTGGTGATGTCGTTCGGGAGTTCGTCGAGGGTGTAGCCGACGGCCAGCTTGGCGGCGATTTTCGCGATCGGGAAGCCGGTGGCCTTGGACGCGAGGGCGGAGGAGCGGCTGACGCGCGGGTTCATTTCGATGACGATCATGCGGCCGTTCTCGGGATTGACGGAGAATTGGATGTTCGAGCCGCCGGTTTCCACTCCCACGGCCCGAATGATGGCGAAGGAGGCGTCCCGCATGATTTGGTATTCGCGGTCGGTCAGGGTCTGCGCGGGGGCGACGGTGATGGAGTCGCCCGTGTGGACGCCCATGGGGTCGAGGTTTTCGATGGAGCAGATGACGACGCAGTTGTCCGCATGGTCCCGCATGACCTCCATTTCATATTCTTTCCATCCGAGGAGCGATTCTTCGACGAGGACTTCGGTGGTGGGCGAGAGGTCGAGCCCGCGAGCGACGATGGTTTCGTATTCTTCGCGATTGTATGCGATGCCGCCGCCGCTCCCTCCGAGGGTGTAGGCGGGGCGGATGATGAGCGGAAAGCGACCGATGCGCTCCGCGACGCCGAGGGCTTCTTCCATGCTGTGGGCCGTTTCGGAGACGGGTATGTCGAGGCCGATTTCGAGCATGAGGTCTTTGAAGATTTGCCGGTCTTCCCCTTTTTCGATGGCGTCCGCCTTGGCGCCGATCATGCGCACGGCCTGTTTTTTGAGCACGCCGCTGTGCCAGAGCTTCATGGAGGTGTTGAGAGCGGTCTGGCCGCCGAGGGTGGGGAGGAGGGCGTCCGGTTTTTCCTTTTCGATGATCCGCTCGACGATGGTGGGGGTGATCGGCTCGATGTAGGTCCGGTCCGCGAACTCGGGGTCGGTCATGATGGTGGCCGGGTTCGAGTTCACCAGCACGACTTGGTAGCCTTCTTCTTTGAGCGCTTTGCAGGCCTGGACGCCCGAGTAGTCAAATTCACATCCTTGGCCAATGACGATCGGCCCGGAGCCGATCACGAGGATTTTCTGAATGCTTTGGTCTTTGGGCATGAAGGGCTGGCCGAGTTCTTCGGCGGCCCAGCTTAGGGAGCGGCCTTGGGGATGCAAACAGAAGGCCGAGGAATCTGGCAATGAAAAGGCGGCGTTTTGCGTCTAGCTTCCCCGAACATGGGCGCCGCTCTCACCAACGCGATCGCGGGGATAGGTCGATCCTTGTTCAATTTTCCCCGTTACTTTGCGCAGCTCGCCGAGCTGTTTCGCGAGACGCTTTTCTCTTTGTTCTCCGGGCAGGCGCGGCTCCGGCTGATTTCCCGGCAGATCATTCAAATCGGTGTGAGTTCCCAGTTGGTGGTGATCGTGACCGGGGCCTTCACCGGGGCGGTCTTGACGGCTCAAACCTATTTTCAGTTTGCCGAGGTCGGCTTGGAGACGGCGGTGGGTGGGGTGGTGGGGGTGGGGATGGCGCGAGAGCTGGCGCCGGTGCTGGCCGGGCTGATGGTGGCGGGTCGGGTCGGCGCGTCGATGGCGGCGGAGATCGGCACCATGAAGGTGACCGAGCAGATCGATGCGCTGCGGGCGCTTTCGGTCCATCCGGTGGATCACTTGGTGACGCCGCGCTTTGTGGCCATGATGATTTCCATGCCCATTTTGGTGGCGGAGTCGCTGGCCTTCGGGGTGCTTTTCTGCTGGATTATGGCGGTCCCGGTGTATGGCATTAGTGAGGCTTGGTTCTTCAAGCATATGTTGGCGTATGCGGGTTTGCCGGACTTGAGTTTCAGCTTGGTGAAGGGCTTCTTTTTTGGAATCATCATTGTGATCGTGTCTTGTCACCAAGGCTTGCGGGTGAATGACGGGGCGGTGGGGGTCGGCAACAACACCACCAAGGCGGTCGTGTTCTCCAGTCTGCTGCTCCTGATCAGCAATTTTTTCCTGACGCTGATTCTCAACATTTTTTTCCCAGGGGGGTTCAAGGGCGGGGCATGAGGGCGGGGTCCTTGACGAGTGCGGGCCAGGCTCAGCCGGCCAGAGAACGGTTTCTGGAGGTGACGGGGCTGCGTAAGGTTTTGGGTGGTCGCGAGGTGCTGCGGGGAATCGATCTCGAGGTTTTCACCGGGGAGACCCTAGTCATTCTGGGCCGAAGTGGTGGCGGCAAGAGTGTGCTGCTCAAGCATCTGATCGGCTTGCTCTGTCCGGATGAGGGACGCATCGAGGTCAAAGGGCGAGATCTCTGCGGTTTGGATGAACGCAAGCTGGGGCCGTTTCGAAGGCAGATCGGCATTCTCTTCCAAGATGGAGCGCTCTTCGATTCGATGACGGTGGGGCAGAATGTGGCCTTTCCTTTGCGAGAAGGGGGTCTCCGCGAGGAAGGGGAGATCGAACGGCGCGTGATGGAGGCGCTCAAGCAGGTGGAACTCGCAGAACACGTGGCCAAGATGCCGAATGATCTCTCTGGTGGGATGCGCAAGCGAGCGGCCCTCGCCCGCACCATCATCACCCGGCCGGATTGCGTGCTCTACGATGAGCCGACTGCGGGTCTCGATCCGGTGGTTTCAGATAGCATCAATCGCCTCATTCGAGACACCCAGCGGGCGCTTGGGGGCACTTCCATCGTGGTGACCCACGATATGGTGAGCGCCCGATTCATCGCGGATCGAGTGGCTTACCTCAAAGAAGGGCGGATTTACTTCCAAGGAACGCTGGAAGAGTTGGAGGCGTCGAGCGATCCCGTGATCTCCGATTTCATCCAGGGCCGTTCTCGCGGCGTGGCCTGAAGCATTCAAGAATCCATGCAACCAAATATGGCGATCAAAGAACAAAAGAGCGAATTGCTGGTGGGGATCTTTCTTTTGGCGGGCTTGGCGCTTTTAGGAGCCATCATCCTTTTCTTCGGGAGCGCCAAGGAGAGCTTTGACCAGACTTATGAACTGAAGGTCCGCTTCAGCGATGCCACCGGGATCATCAAAGGGAGCGATGTGCGTCTGGGCGGAGCGGTCGTGGGGGAGGTCACGGGCTTGCCCATGCTGACTGATGATTTTGAAGCGGTTTTGGTCCCGATGCAGTTGGGGGGCAGCTACCGCATCCCCGAGGGCTCCAGCTTTACCATTCGGACGACCGGTTTGTTAGGGGACAGCTACATCCAGGTCAAGGCGCCGGCCCCGGAGAATCGGCAAGTGGGACGGTATGTGGCCGAGGGCGCGACTGTCTCCGGGAGCGATGAGGGCAGCATTCAGTCCATCCAGACGAAGGTGGATACCCTGGCGGCCGAGGGCGTGACCACTCTCCAAAACATCAATGCGGTGGTGACCGATGTGCAGGGTGCCTCGAGCGAGATCATGGAGGCGGCGCAGTCCCTCCGGGTGATGATAGAGCGGCTGGATAGCGAGTTCATTTCCGAGGAGAATGTGACCTCCCTCCAAACCAGCATTCGCAATATCCAGGAGTCGAGCACCAAGCTGGGGCCCCTTTTGGAACGAGGGGGCCAAGCCTTCGAGGAGCTGAGCGGGGCCCTGGAAGAGGTGAAGCCCGCTTTGGAATCCTTCGGCGGTGGGATGGCCAAGCTGGAGGCGGCCGCCGGGGACGTGGCCTTGGCCGCGCGGGATCTCCGCGAAGGGGAGGGGCTGTTCGCGGCTCTCCTGGGCGACGAGGCTCTTCGCGACAATGTCAGCCAGTTCATGCTCAATCTGAAGGAACGGGGCATTCTCCGCTACAAGGATCTTGAGGAAGAGAAGCCGCAGGAGAAGGAGATGCCTGCCGAGGACAGGGGGCTCTTCGATTGGTTCAAGCGCAGATGAGGGCTTGGCAGGGAAATCCTTTTGGGCTTGATTAAGATGGTGAACGTTTCCGCTCGCCTTCGATTGTGATGAATGACTCTTCCGCCGTCCACATCAGCCGCGCCGTCTTCCTGACGCTGTGCGTGCTGATGGGAATTTTCATTGCTTACGGGATGGCGGTGAACGTGGCGCTGGGCGGGCTGGTCGGGGGGGCTTTCGCTGGCTTGCTCGTCTTGGTGGACGCTTCCATTAAGAACCTGACCTTCCGAGGATTTTCTCACGCCACCTTTGGCCTGATGGTGGGGGTGCTTTGTGCTTGGGTGGTGACGCGGGTCGATTTGTTCAGCGTGTCGACCTTTGCGGAGTCCGGGCCGGAGGCCAAGGCGCTCTATGAGCTGGCCGTGTATTTGGCCCTCGCGTTTCTGGGGCTGACCTTGGCAGTTCGGAGCAATCGAGAGGAGTTTTCCATCATCATCCCCTATGTGCGCTTTCGCCGGGATTCGATCCAAGACCAGCCGATTTTGGTGGATACCAATGTGGTGATTGATGGGCGGATCCCGCGGATTTGTGAGACAGGTTTCCTGAGCGGTCACATCATCATTCCTCGTTTTGTCTTGGATGAGCTGCACGTTTTGAGCGATTCGCCCTCCCCCCTCAAACAAGAGCGCGGTCGGACAGGCCTTGATAGCTTGAAGGAGATGCAGCAATCCAAGCATCTCAGCGTGACCATTCACGAGGAGCGCATGGACCGGGAGGCGCTGGTGGACACCAAGCTCATCCAATTGGCTCGCCAACTGGGAGCCCGGATTTTGACCAACGATGCCAATCTCGGCCAGGTGGCCGCCCTCCAGGGGGTGGCGGTCTTGAATCTGCATGAACTTTCGGATGCCTTGCGCCCGGTGGTCTCGGCAGGGGACACGCTCGATCTGACCCTCGTCAAGAAGGGCAAGGATGAGCACCAGGGGGTGGGCTACCTTTCCGATGGCACCATGATCGTGGTCAATCGGGCGGCCGACCGCATTGGGGACCAGGTCCAGGTGGTGGTCAGCAGCGCCTTGCAGACTTCGGCCGGCCGCCTGATTTTTGCGGAGTTGGGCGAGAACGCCAAGGCCAGCTCGGCGGCCTAGAGCGGGAGTTCTTCTTCGTTTTCGAAGAAGTGGGGTTCGGCCGGGGTCTCGTCGGGGTCGGGTGAGGGCGCTTCTCTTTCCGGGGCCGGCTTTGCGGCCACCAAGAAGGAGGGGAGGGGAACCACGCTGTTGCCCGGCAGTGGGTAGACGCGGTCATGAATTTTCGGGGTGAGGGGGGCGCCTTCCTGGTAGGCCCGGCGGAACATTTCCATCTTGGCGTCGAGATTGTCGATATAATGCAGCGCCATGGCTTCGGGGGTTTTTGGCACCACGGGGGCGCCAAATTGATGCTCGCCGTGATGGGAGGCCACCAGGTGGAGGAGATGGCGGCGCACGTCTTCGCTGGGCGGATCGAGCGTGAGCCAATTCTGGCTGGCGGGAGCTTCCAGAAGCCCGTTCCAGAGTTTGTTCACCAGCTCGATGCCGATGGTGATGTGGCCAAGCATTTCGCCGGTTTCGCTGTGGCCGATGGCGAAGCCGTCCTGCGGCACGGGATTCTCCCAAATCTTGCCGCAATCGTGAAAGAGAACGCCGGCCAGGAGCAGGTCTCGATTGAGCTTCGGGTAGGCGGTGGTCAGGGCGTCGGCCGCCCGCATCATCTGGGCGACATGCTCCAAGAGGCCGCCCCGCCGAGCATGATGGAAGGTGCGGGCGGCGGCCGTCCGACGGAAGCGATCCCCGAACTGCTCACAGAAGACTTGGCCCAGGGAGCGCAATCTCGGGTCCTGGAGAGAATCCACCAGGTCCCGGACGGCCTGCCATTCCTGGGCCAGGAAAGCGCTCCGCTCAGCCGAGCCGGAAAAGAGGGCTTCGGTTTCCGAGGGGCGAAGGCGGCGTGGCTTCCATTGGCGGACTTCGATTCCGTAGGTTTCGTGGCGACTCCACTCCCCCGAGATTTCGAAGGCCTCGCCCTCCGACCAGTCAGGCAGGCTGGCAAAGTGGGGATCGCTTTCAAAGATCCGCTGGGGGAGAAAGTCT
Proteins encoded:
- the carB gene encoding carbamoyl-phosphate synthase large subunit, whose protein sequence is MPKDQSIQKILVIGSGPIVIGQGCEFDYSGVQACKALKEEGYQVVLVNSNPATIMTDPEFADRTYIEPITPTIVERIIEKEKPDALLPTLGGQTALNTSMKLWHSGVLKKQAVRMIGAKADAIEKGEDRQIFKDLMLEIGLDIPVSETAHSMEEALGVAERIGRFPLIIRPAYTLGGSGGGIAYNREEYETIVARGLDLSPTTEVLVEESLLGWKEYEMEVMRDHADNCVVICSIENLDPMGVHTGDSITVAPAQTLTDREYQIMRDASFAIIRAVGVETGGSNIQFSVNPENGRMIVIEMNPRVSRSSALASKATGFPIAKIAAKLAVGYTLDELPNDITKETPASFEPTIDYVVTKLPRFTFEKFKEADPTLTTQMKAVGEAMAIGRTFKESLQKALRSLETGRFGLLGDGKDPQAPDRELIRRQLTIPNAERIFWLGIAFEQGFTVEDIFEATAIDRWFLRHIQEIVQANKDLASLDLRRAKKLGFSDRQLAHARGQKGPEGEIAIREERKAAGIVPTYRLVDTCAAEFEAYTPYYYSTHNGIENEARGGDKKKIMILGGGPNRIGQGIEFDYCCVHASFALKELGYETIMVNSNPETVSTDYDTSDKLYFEPLTLEDVLNICDQEQPEGVIVQFGGQTPLNLAADLQKNGVPIIGTSPENIDLAEDRKHFNALLDKLGLQQAPAGTAVSEEEALAIANRITYPVLVRPSFVLGGRAMMIVYHDQELKTYMREAVEASPDKPILIDKFLDHATEIDVDLISDGTTTVIGAIMEHVEQAGIHSGDSACIIPAPSLSEAMKEEIRTAARGMAQEFGVIGLMNIQFAVKDEQLYVIEANPRASRTIPFVSKAIGIPLAKLASQIMVGKTLPELGFTQEVTPKQYNVKEAVFPFSRFPGIDIILGPEMKATGEVMGLDPDLGMAYAKSQLAAGNALPTSGTVFISVRDRDKPAMLPIAQELHELGFKIIATSGTQKALQANNIPSQPVKKVMEGRPNIVDAIKNGEIAFLINTPKSQESLADEKIIRSSAIQFHVAHCTNLTSALASTKAIRALQSGTITVTPLQEYHR
- a CDS encoding type II toxin-antitoxin system HicB family antitoxin — protein: MKSRFTYWKETDGKFLGYLNDFPDHWTQGEDLDDLKAHLRDLHDEFSKGDLPGIRKVEELEIG
- a CDS encoding HD domain-containing protein; amino-acid sequence: METLTLRALKEQVGSQAEAFAVRVQLEQKKQKTTRSGSPFFELRWCDAEDFLPQRIFESDPHFASLPDWSEGEAFEISGEWSRHETYGIEVRQWKPRRLRPSETEALFSGSAERSAFLAQEWQAVRDLVDSLQDPRLRSLGQVFCEQFGDRFRRTAAARTFHHARRGGLLEHVAQMMRAADALTTAYPKLNRDLLLAGVLFHDCGKIWENPVPQDGFAIGHSETGEMLGHITIGIELVNKLWNGLLEAPASQNWLTLDPPSEDVRRHLLHLVASHHGEHQFGAPVVPKTPEAMALHYIDNLDAKMEMFRRAYQEGAPLTPKIHDRVYPLPGNSVVPLPSFLVAAKPAPEREAPSPDPDETPAEPHFFENEEELPL
- a CDS encoding PIN domain-containing protein, which produces MNDSSAVHISRAVFLTLCVLMGIFIAYGMAVNVALGGLVGGAFAGLLVLVDASIKNLTFRGFSHATFGLMVGVLCAWVVTRVDLFSVSTFAESGPEAKALYELAVYLALAFLGLTLAVRSNREEFSIIIPYVRFRRDSIQDQPILVDTNVVIDGRIPRICETGFLSGHIIIPRFVLDELHVLSDSPSPLKQERGRTGLDSLKEMQQSKHLSVTIHEERMDREALVDTKLIQLARQLGARILTNDANLGQVAALQGVAVLNLHELSDALRPVVSAGDTLDLTLVKKGKDEHQGVGYLSDGTMIVVNRAADRIGDQVQVVVSSALQTSAGRLIFAELGENAKASSAA
- a CDS encoding ABC transporter permease — protein: MGAALTNAIAGIGRSLFNFPRYFAQLAELFRETLFSLFSGQARLRLISRQIIQIGVSSQLVVIVTGAFTGAVLTAQTYFQFAEVGLETAVGGVVGVGMARELAPVLAGLMVAGRVGASMAAEIGTMKVTEQIDALRALSVHPVDHLVTPRFVAMMISMPILVAESLAFGVLFCWIMAVPVYGISEAWFFKHMLAYAGLPDLSFSLVKGFFFGIIIVIVSCHQGLRVNDGAVGVGNNTTKAVVFSSLLLLISNFFLTLILNIFFPGGFKGGA
- a CDS encoding MlaD family protein; its protein translation is MAIKEQKSELLVGIFLLAGLALLGAIILFFGSAKESFDQTYELKVRFSDATGIIKGSDVRLGGAVVGEVTGLPMLTDDFEAVLVPMQLGGSYRIPEGSSFTIRTTGLLGDSYIQVKAPAPENRQVGRYVAEGATVSGSDEGSIQSIQTKVDTLAAEGVTTLQNINAVVTDVQGASSEIMEAAQSLRVMIERLDSEFISEENVTSLQTSIRNIQESSTKLGPLLERGGQAFEELSGALEEVKPALESFGGGMAKLEAAAGDVALAARDLREGEGLFAALLGDEALRDNVSQFMLNLKERGILRYKDLEEEKPQEKEMPAEDRGLFDWFKRR
- a CDS encoding ATP-binding cassette domain-containing protein, which codes for MRAGSLTSAGQAQPARERFLEVTGLRKVLGGREVLRGIDLEVFTGETLVILGRSGGGKSVLLKHLIGLLCPDEGRIEVKGRDLCGLDERKLGPFRRQIGILFQDGALFDSMTVGQNVAFPLREGGLREEGEIERRVMEALKQVELAEHVAKMPNDLSGGMRKRAALARTIITRPDCVLYDEPTAGLDPVVSDSINRLIRDTQRALGGTSIVVTHDMVSARFIADRVAYLKEGRIYFQGTLEELEASSDPVISDFIQGRSRGVA